agtaatgttttattaagtAACTATAAAATGTATAGGCATTCTCTTATttgaattattacattattacgtACATTTCTGAAGAGCTTGTCATCTGGAGTGGCAGAATATGTAGATCTGCCTCTTATACGGGCTTCTCTAGATTTGTCAAAAGGGTAGTTTGCCACCACTGCTCCTCCATGCAAATTTGCTGATAGAACAAAGTTATAACTTTGCATCCATCTAATGACTGCAAGAGTCTCTGGTTCAACCTAGTGCCAGAAAAAGCACAGGAGGAAAAGGGTATACATTAGTATACTCTACGTTTTCTTACCACATGCATACACTGCCCATGGGAGAAATGATTAACTATGTGAGTGGAAAGTTATCTAGGCCATCTAACATGCCATAATACATCCAATTAAAGCaataaggaaaataaacagctgCATTTATTGCTTTGCGTCAGATCAGTTTGGCACCACAGTTTGTTGTTCTTGCAGATAAATGCTGGGATGTTAACCCAGTCTAAGCTCTGTTTGGGGAAAGATAATATTTGTGATATACGGCTGTAGGCTTTTTAGTGACCTCAGCTGTCTGCGGAGAGCTTGGTTTCAGGGGGAAAAGCCCTTCTTagcactgtgtgatgtgtgggTTAAAGGTTTTATGACATGCAATAATGTCAGAGACGTGCCAATCTTAGCTCTTATCTAAAATATGATCATCTTATGTGAAGTTTTAAATTTCCATTCTGGAGTTCTCATTTAGACAAAGGTGTTAAATGAGGATGTCCTTGCACAGATTCCATTGCATAGAAAAGATTAGATGTACCCggtttttaaaatcattaagcTGAGCTGCAGTCTGTTTTGAGTTTCACACTTCGTACAGTTCATTGTTGTTTATAATCCCCTATAAACCTAAGCCAAATGCTTTCGCATTGACTACCCAGTGGTTTAACTGAAATGTAACAGCACACCATTCGCGGAAGTGATCTTGATGAAAAAGTTCCCTTCCAGTGTCTGCTTATTTAAACAACAATACTGAAAGGTTGACTTGTCGGTGTCTGATACAGGCCAGACCTAGTGCTGTAAGACCTTGGAAGGATACTTATCAAGTAAATGATGGATAGCTTATACTGATAAAACAACAATATTTTCTTTCCTGTGGGTTTTTGTAATCCATGCCATATGTAGTGatttaccctttttttttaaacaggtttGTACAAGATTGTGACAGATATCAAAgtaaaacaacacacaacacatggaGTCTTGGAGGTTGCTACACTGTTTCAGAGGTTTGCGGTTTCTCAGATGAGaattgttttccttttattttattggttgACCTATACATGTTATGACAAGTTATCTTGGTATCCATATTGCATAGAAAATGTTGCCTTTAAGATGATCACTGTTATTTTGTGTTACCCACCTGGTGCTCCCAGTTGTCTGGAAGGGGCAAATGGTGATTCTGTCCATTGTTCTTCTCATTGTAATACATGAGGGCATTCAGGTCAGGGAAATTGCGATTTAGGTCCACATCTCTGGAATTCCCACGGCCCACCAGGTAACCATTGAATTCCGGACCCTGGAAGCCAGACAAatcatttttacagtgtaaatgCCTATAAGTATAAGGAAAAGTCATTAATGATATTGCATCAGATCTTGTGCATAGTGAATAGTGATGAACATATGGAGAATCATAGCCAGGTGTGGTGTATTTTGGTATAGGGCCGTTGGTTTGTGATGTGTGGGAGGGTAAACCTATGTCATTTTAAAGCTGTTTGTTGCTGGGCATTGAGTTTGTGCCTGAAATAAATGGAGCAGATAACATATTTTATAATGCATGAGCCCAGACGTCTGCACATACTGATCATTTGATTAATCTTGAAAAAACTGTGACAGTTTGTCTTTCTCATGCTGAGGACATATATGAATACTGTAAGCTtttgagatttatttttcttttgtaagtATGGATTTAATACCTGCCTAGCTGCCACTTCATAGCCATCTGGATTCATGGAGGGCAGAATGTGAATGCGTGTGTTGTGGATGAGCTCTGTAATCCGTTGGTTCCCTGCTTGGTACTCGTCACACAAGAACTGAGAAAGGTGGAGGAGTAGCTCGCGGCCCAGCACCTCGTTCCCATGCATATTTCCCACGTACTTGAACTCCGGCTCCACTAGAAAACACATGTCAAGTGACCACTGTCAGGAAGTCAGAAGAGCATGTAGCCACATCTGCAAAGAGTACATAAGTGGATGGCAGCAGAGCTCTAAATTGTGCTTCACAGTAGAAAAACTGAGGGGTTCACATGTAATTAGGTCTCAGCAATATCTTTCATAACGAAATGACAACTGTGAAACACACTGTGCTGAAATCCACTCACTATTTACCACTAGTTTTCTTTTTGAGTGTaccacaggtttttattttgcCTAATCGTAATATCGCAATCAAGATAACCTACATTTCAAAAGTATTCATTACACTCTCTTAGTAAGGGGTTCCATTTTAGCAAGGAGAAAATCTAATTGGTAATGTGAATGAGACAGGCTGCATATTTAGCAGTTGTTAATCACACAATGATTGGATTACTGAAGTGTGTGAGCAACTAAGAGATTGACTGAATTAAACTTGTGCCTCTTTCTGCTTCAGCAATTCATCAGACTACATCTAAGGTACTACAGTCTTTCTCGTATATACAATCACAAGAACACTGCTTTATATAAGCACCATGTTGATCATAAACTGACGAGTGGAGTCATAGTCTGGACTGCTGGTGAGGTTCCtgtttttgtgcttttcacCTTATTGTGGAACATGCATACATCCTCCAATTCTACTGAAGGAAGCCCATACATCAGCAAAAAAAGCCTCCTGGCTCAGGCTTAAACCACTCACAGAATATTTGTGGCTAGCATGTCTTTGTCAACTAAAAGTGTAGAGTCAAAAAGTGTCTCATATGGTTATACCTAAGCTATCCCCAGTGTTTATACCAATGTTGAGATTGTTGTCCCCAGTCTATTGCTAATACATTGTTGTCTATTGCAAAAGGAAAGACAGAACTTTAGCAGCATTCACAGCATGTCTTGCTTGATTCATGTAAATTGTGTGCTCTTTGCACAAAGGTCATTTCTGTGTACCTTAACCTTTGACAGacctttaattttctttcaaaacCTGAGCAATACAAGGTCATCTGGTCACACCAGATTATAAATCAGAAGCCTACATTCTCTGATGGACAGAGAGCAGACTAAATTACAACAAAGGTTAGCTTAAAAACGAAATAGACAAGAAATGGCTTTCTattttttctgtgcattttaatttgttCACATCAAGTTAACTGTGCTTTACATTGGCTGGCTCAATTACATTGTGCATCATCTCCTTTTAGAATACATCCCTACCAGAGCTTAGGAGGTGTCATCTGGCAACTGTACATCAACTGTACATCTTTAGCAATAATTTCTCCAAACATTGTTAGGGAATTGGAAATTAGATTTAAGAGTAAGGCTGACTGAAGTAAGACTGAAGTAGGTAAAGACACTTACATGCTTCGTGGATGCCTGGATTGTCGCTGAACTCCAGGACATAAAGGTGGCGTCCCTCCACACTGCGACCAATGCTGTAGATGCGGGCGATGTAGGGGCACTGGCTCTGGATGGAGTACAGAGTGCGCACCATCTCCTCATATCCGTGGTGTTGGAATTCAATGGCCCTAGTCATCGGAGCCCCAAGCCCCAGGAGCAGTGCTCCAATCCAAACTACACAACTGCCTGACAACATGATCCTGTTCTGCTCCACAAACAGAGAGCTGTTCCCTCTCCCTCACTtgctctttccctctccctgTCCCCCCTTTTCTCATTCCACTCACCCGGTCTGTCTCCTCCCTCACACTCATATACAGGAGAAAGTAAGGACAACTTGCCCCTCCTTCTCTATCTTTCATGTATAAGGTTTCCTCACCATGTTTCCTCATGTATGTGACAGTTACTTTACTGGCGTGACAAGTATGTGATAATGTGCGAGCAACAGAAGTAGGCTGTCTGTGGTGTGGGGTACCGTGTATTGTGTCTtgtatattttacttctgaaGCTGACTTAACCTCATGCTTTGCATTGTTCTCTATCTGGCTATGCCATGGCAGTATTTTTTAAGCTCAGTGCTGATTTGTGGTGTGTCTCCGCTACTGACTCCAAGAAGGGAAATAGAAAGCAGGGAGAGcaaggaagacagacagagaacatTTTTCATCCCCTCTTTGTATATCTACGTCAACACTGGTTCATTCAGTAACTTTGGGTAAACACAGTAGGAAGGCCAGAGGTTATGCTTTTTCAAGTATCTTTTGGGAAAGCAGTGCTGAAATTCCTGGAGGACTTCCCCCTCAACACAATGTCCTTAACCCCCAGGAGCTGCTGCCAATCACCCTGGCCATTTAAGAGCTGTAGCTGtcaattagtgtgtgtgtctgtgtgtttgtgtgtgtgtgcatgtgtgtatgtttgtgtgtactgGACTAGCTTGTCACCTCTTATATGTAGGACTGAGCACACACTGAGCAGATGCTTTCCAAGAACTGAACATACAACATTGTGAAAACATATTGGCCCATTCCCAATTTCCATTACTGCTGCAAATATCTGACAGTGTCTTTAACCAAAATCGACTATTACTTACTTAGTACTTAGTtactttgtattattattattattaggcatACTCAGTTAACACACaccatattttaattaataaacaaattcaaacaacAACTAACCCTGTATAAAAAGGCAACTGTTCCCTAGCTGAATTAGGCCAGTCAAAGCACTAAAGAGTCAACTGTTTAAACACAGATAGGCTTGTTTACACACAATCCTGCTCAGTATAAACTtcccttttttactttttttaaccttttaacctTTGACAAAAAGTTACCAGCTCAAAGATTCAGTAATCATATTAAACAAAGATCTAAAGGAATTAAGATCAGGAAAAAAGGTCTACCAGAAAGTAATTTCTGATGTCATTTAAGAATACACCAAGACATTCAGGAtcagaaagaagagaggaagaTGGAAACCATTGCTAATCAAAAAGCTGCTAACCACAAACTCCTTCCATTTACCAATAAAATCTCCAATGATCACTGAAGCCTGTTTCTTCCACTTAACAAAACGAGAAATGAGAAAATCATAATTATGAGAAACTAAATCATAAATATGAATAACATTCTCGtcattatgagaaaataataattaaaataaaaaaatagataggCTTGGGCTTCTGATAACCTTGTCTATCACTTCAAAGTTAGCTATAGCCATTTTACCAGCTagaaatatggaaataaatatGCAAGCTAAAGACCAACAAGCTCACTGCTGAGACTGTCGGTTAACATATTAGCTAACATTCAAAGGGTTCCTCAGGTCAGGACCCATCTACCTACAACTAAAAGACACTCCTTTGCGGCCAACAATGTGCACACATTTTAGAAAGGACTCAGAAAGTCAAACTGGACCATCACCATGTCTGAACAGAGTGGAAGGTTACAACACGGGCATGTTTTGACATGTCTGTGTTATGATACCACAGACACAGCGATTCAAGGGTGGGGATTTCCCGATTATTGGTGGTGATGCATTTTTATAACTGCATAACTGCTTAAGTCCATCATCAAGATGCTCTACTGAgagaaatttattatttttttttggtggtgttTAGGTGATAATTATAtacttaattattttaagtttttatttaaaggtttttgaaaataaatttatggcaaataacaaaatacattCCAGAGTAAAAGCAAgcttcaaattattattattttttttattttctaatgtaAATGTTCCCAAACTTGggtcataaataataatgaatagtCTGAACAACCCAAAAATAAGGGTAAAATGACCCATGGCCGGGTCATAATGAGCTACATTTTGAGTAGTTACAGCAACCCAGCATGTTCCACATGTAACACAATGGTGTGTGGTCAGTTTAGCCCAGTGTGTATTCTGTTTTGTATTGACACAGCACTGGGTTACAGATATTGCTCAAATTGGGTTCCATTTGACCTAGCATTTTAGAGTGCCCTCAAATCCATATTAAAAAAGCTACTAACAGAATGGAATCCAGGCCAGCCACTGCCTTCAGCCTTGCAACATTTAGGTGAGTCAGTATGTTGTCAATTGTAATACTTTTCTGAATCAGGGTTTGAATCAGTCAAAGtagcttttacatttacaattagtCATTTAGCAGAGGCTTTAGTACAGAGCAACCTACAAAAGTACAAGCAGTTGCAGACACAATGATATAAAGTGCTTTAACCTAAAAGTTTTGTAGTTCTTcgcaaaataatataatttataataagatAACATAATGGACAGCTGGGGGGGCATGGcagcttagtggttagcactgttgcctcgcatcTCCGGGGTTCGGGGTTCAAATCTCCATGtgcacggagtttgcatgttctccctgtgcttcaggggtttcatcccccagtccaaagacatgtagGTTGACTGGCATTTACAGTTTGTCCACGAATGGGACaaattgtgtgtgaatgggtacgtga
The sequence above is a segment of the Pangasianodon hypophthalmus isolate fPanHyp1 chromosome 12, fPanHyp1.pri, whole genome shotgun sequence genome. Coding sequences within it:
- the cpn1 gene encoding carboxypeptidase N catalytic chain, yielding MLSGSCVVWIGALLLGLGAPMTRAIEFQHHGYEEMVRTLYSIQSQCPYIARIYSIGRSVEGRHLYVLEFSDNPGIHEALEPEFKYVGNMHGNEVLGRELLLHLSQFLCDEYQAGNQRITELIHNTRIHILPSMNPDGYEVAARQGPEFNGYLVGRGNSRDVDLNRNFPDLNALMYYNEKNNGQNHHLPLPDNWEHQVEPETLAVIRWMQSYNFVLSANLHGGAVVANYPFDKSREARIRGRSTYSATPDDKLFRNLAKTYSYAHSWMHKGYNCGDYFEEGITNGASWYTLSKGMQDFNYLYTNCFEITLELSCDKFPPASTLAREWLANREALVSYLEQVNHGIKGMVYDENNNPISNAVISVAGINHDITSGAEGDYFRLLLPGTYTVTAVAPGYRPSTSTVTVGPAEATQLHFYLKPAPKETNLNARDHQDKKSLSAVKVPPANLGPR